A window of Desulfuromonas soudanensis genomic DNA:
TCGAGGGGAGAAATCATTCCGAGCTGGGGGTGCTGCCAGCGCAGCAGCGCCTCGCTGCCGACCAGCGCTCCCGACAGGAGGTCGAACTGGGGCTGGTAATAGACAATGAACTCATCCTGGTCCAGGGCCTGCCGCAGCCCCCCTTCGAGAAGGAGCAATTCCCGGGAGCGGGCATTCATCCCGGCCGTGTAGAAGCGGTAGGTGTTGCGCCCCTCCTCCTTGGCCCGATACATGGCCTTTTCCGCACTCTTGAGGAGTTCTTCGAGGGTGCCGCCGTCGGACGGGTAGAAACTGATGCCGAGACTGGCGGTCAGAACAAGGGTCTGGCCGCCGGCCGACAGGGGAGCGGCGATCTCGGCGAGGATTTTCTGGGCGACGATCGCCGCCTTCTGAACATCGCAATCCTCTTCGAGCAGAACGACGAACTCGTCCCCACCCAGCCTCGCCACGGTATCGGCGGTGCGGATCATGCTATTGAGCCGGCTCCCCATTTCCCTGAGGACCTGATCGCCGCACTCCAGACCGAGCGAGTCGTTGATCACCTTGAAACGGTCGAGATCGAGGTGCAGGAGGGCGAGCTGGTTTCCGGAGCGTTTAGCCCGGGCCAGGGCATGGACCATGCGGTCGTTGAGGAGCCGGCGGTTCGGCAACAGGGTCAGGGGATCATGGTGGGTCAGGTAATCGAGCTCCTCCGACGCCCGCTTGCGCTCGGTGATGTCCTGCACCAGGCCGATGGAATAGGTCTGCCGTCCCTCGTCGTCGAAGACCCAGGCCCGGGAGATATGCCCCCAGACCGTTGAACCGTCTTTGTGGAGGTAGCGCTTTTCGCCGTTGAACACCTGGCGCAGACCGGCGGCCGCATCGCGCAGGGCCTCGCAGGTTTCGGCCCGATCCTCCGGATGGGTGAGATCCTCGATCGCCACTCCCTGCAGCTCATCGCCGCTGTAGCCGAGAAACCGGCAGAAGGCATCGTTGACCTGAACGAGCCGTCCCTGGCTGTCCATGGTATTCATGCCGGCCACGGCGTGTTCGAAGATCGACCGGAACCGCTCTTCGCTGCGCCGCAACGCTGCATCGGCCTGTTTGCGCTCCGTAATGTCCCGGGCGATGCCGATAAAGACCGGTTGTCCGTCGAGCCGGGTGCGGCTGATGGAGAGTTCAATGGGAAAGGGGTCTTCCCCTCGCCGCCACCCCAGCGTTTCATAACAGATGCGTTCGCTCCCGCCCCTGGGTCCGCTGGGGAGGGGAAGAAAATCGTCCTGGTCCCATCCTGTCCCTTCGGGTTTTACCAGAAAGCTGAACTGCTGACCGACCACCTCCGCTTCGGTATAGCCGAACATCTTTTCCGAAACGCTGTTGAAAGTCCTGATCACCCCCTCTTTGTCAAAGATCATGACGCCGTCGGCCACGGAGCGGAGAATGGCGTCACCGCGGTTTTTTTCCGACAGGGCAGCCTTCCGCAGGGGCATGGCCACCAGCAGCCAGACGAAGGGGGCACTGACAAGGGAGAGGAGAGCGGCGTCCAAAAGATTGGCGACGAAGACCGACTTGTTGCCGACGATGAACGGCAAAAGGTACATGACCAGGAATTCGGCGGCAAAAATAGTCCCCAGGAGCATAGCGATCACAAGCACATAGGCGAGGCCGGTCTGATCCTGAAGGCGCTGGAATTTATGGAGTGTCTGCTTCACGATGCGAATACTCCCGGATTGAATAGATCAATTTATTAAGCAGGCGGCAGGAACAAAAATGGCGCTCATCACCGAACAGGGGATAAGCGCCAAGTAGATACAGCTCAGCCTTTTCAAGCTGGTGCAGCGTCTTCGGCAACCTGGCAATCCGTGAACCGCACTTTGCGGAACCGAGGACCCATGGCTTTGCGTCGTCGGATTTCTCCGAGTATGCCCCTGTCGAAAGTCGAATGCGATTCTGCAGTTAAACACTTCAGGGGGACTGCTGTCAATTCATCAGGGATCGGGGGATGTTTTCTGGCGCATCCCCTGATCCCGTGTAGAATTGCAGAGGATCGACCAACTCATCCGGAGACCCCTCATGCCCAGTTCCTGCAGCACCTCCCTTTCATTCTTCGTCGCAGCCATCCTCCTGACCGGGATCCCATGTACCGCTCAATCGGTCCAAGCCCTGGAGCTGCGCGAGCTGATCCGTCATGTCGAGCAGCAGTACCACGGGAGCAGCTCCCACGCCCGCACCGAGATGCGGGTCAGGACCGAACACTGGCAGCGCTCCCTGGAGATGGAGGCCTGGTCCCTGGAGCGCGACCGCTTTCTGGTGCGGATTCTCGCTCCGCCCAAGGAGCGGGGGGTGGCCACCCTCAAGGTGGACAAGGAGGTCTGGAACTATCTCCCCCGGGTCGATCGGGTGATCAAGGTGCCGCCGTCGATGATGGGCGGGGCGTGGATGGGGAGTCACATCACCAACGACGATCTGGTCAAGGCGAGTCATGTGGACGAGGATTATACCTTCACCCTTCTCAAGGAGAGTCCCGAGCACTATCTCATCGAATGTCTCCCCAAGGTCAATGCGGCGGTGGTCTGGGGGAAGATCGTCTATGAAATCCTCAAGCCGCTCCTGGTGCCGGGGACGGTTACCTATTACGACGAGGGGATGATACCGGTGCGCGAGATCCTTTTCGCCGACGTCCGGACGACGGGCGGGCGCACCCTCCCCATGCGCATGACGGTGCGCCCCCTCGACAAGCCGGGGGAGGAGACGGTCCTCCAGTACCAGGAGATCAACTTCGACGTCCCCCTGACCGCCTCCTTCTTTTCCCTGCGCACCCTCAAGGAGCGCTGACCATGCTCTGGCGTCTGGCCCTGCGCAATATCTGGCGCAACAAGCGGCGCACCGCCCTGACCGTTTCGGCCATGGTCGTCTCCTCCTCCCTGCTGATCCTTTCCCTCGGGATCTTCTCCGGCATGCTCTCCGACATGCTCGCCTCGGCGACGGAGCAGTATTACGGCCACCTGGTCGTCTCGGTGACGGGGTACCAGGACGATCGCGACTTCTTTGACAACTTCTCTCCGGACCCCGCGCTTCTCGAGAGGATCGCCTCGACCTCCGGGGTCCGGGGGATCTCCCCGCGGCTGCGCGCCTTCGGTCTCGTCTCCCACGGCCAGAGGAGCGATCCCGCCGAGATTCTCGGCGTGGAGCCGGCCTCCGAGCGCCAGGTCACCCGCCTCCAGGAGAAGATCGTCGCCGGGTCCTACCTTCCCGACGACCCGGAAAAGGGCGCTCTCCTCGGACGCGGCCTCGCCGAACGCCTCGGGGTGAACCCCGGCGACGAACTGGTCTTCGTCACCCAGGCCGCCGACGGCTCCATCGGCAACGACCTCTTTACGCTCCGGGGAATCTTTGCCACCGGCGACAGCCGCCACGACAACGGCCTGGTCCTCGTGGGTCTCTCCGCCCTGCAGCGGCTCACCGTCCTCCCCGACCGCGTTCACGAGTTGGCGGCGTCCCTGGAGGATCCCATGACGGCGGGAGCGACGGCGGCGCAGCTCAACGGGCAGCTCCCTGAAGGTCTCGAGGCCACGGACTGGGGGCAACTCCTCCCCGAGATGCAGGAGGCGATCGCCGCCTCCGACGTCAGCCGGCTGATCATCGTCACCATCCTCTACTTCGCCACCGGGCTGGGGATTCTCAACACCTTCTTCATGTCGGTCATGGAGAGGACCCGCGAGTTCGGCATCCTCATGGCCCTGGGGATGCGCCCCTGGCGGGTGCGGGCCATGGTTTTGCTGGAAACCCTCGCCATGGGGGGAGTCTCCCTGGCCCTCGGCATATCTCTCGGTCTGGCGCTGAGCCTCTACATGGCGACGGTGGGGATCGACCTCTCCGAGTCCATCACCCCCATCACCTACGCCGGCGGCACCATCGCGCCGCGGCTGCGCGTCGTCATGGAACCGGCCAACTTCATCGTCCCGTCCCTTCTCCTGCTGGTGGTCTGCCTGCTGGCCGGATTCCTTCCCGCCAACCGGGCCGCCGGCCTCGATCCGGTGGCGGCCATCCGCGAGGACTGACCATGGAATTTCTCCGCCTCGCCTGGAAAAATCTCTGGCGCAACCGCCGCCGCACCCTCATTACCCTGGCGGCGATCAGCCTCAGCGTCATGCTCACCCAGGCCAGTCACAACCTCTCCTTCGGCGTCTACGCCCAGATGATCGACAGCGGGGTGCGGGCCGGCTCCGGGCACCTGACCGTCTACCGCGGCGACTACGCCCGCAGCCGCAAGGAGGAGCTCTCCTTCGACCCCGGAACGCTCGTCGAAGAGATTGCCGCCATCGACGGGGTCGCCCGGGTCCTCCCCCGCGTCTATCTCCCCGCCCTCGCCCAGTCGAGCCGCGAGAGCCGCGGCGTCCTCGTGACCGGCGTCGATCCGCCGGCCGAGACGGGGATCAACCCCTTCCTGAAAAAAATCGTCGCCGGGGAGATGATCGGCAGCAGCGACGGCCGCGACGCCCTCCTCGGCAGCCGACTGCTGAAGGAACTGAAAATATCCGTCGGCAGCAAATTCGTGGTCACCCTGCAGGGGCCGGACGGCGACCTTCTCAGCGAACTCCTGCGGGTGCGGGGGTCGGTGGAGACGGGAATCAAGGACCTCGACGGCTCCCTGGTGATGGTCGGACGGCAGCGGGCCGCCGCCATGGCCGGCATCCCCGGTCGGGTTCACGAACTGGCGGTGATCCTGCAGGGAC
This region includes:
- a CDS encoding EAL domain-containing protein — protein: MKQTLHKFQRLQDQTGLAYVLVIAMLLGTIFAAEFLVMYLLPFIVGNKSVFVANLLDAALLSLVSAPFVWLLVAMPLRKAALSEKNRGDAILRSVADGVMIFDKEGVIRTFNSVSEKMFGYTEAEVVGQQFSFLVKPEGTGWDQDDFLPLPSGPRGGSERICYETLGWRRGEDPFPIELSISRTRLDGQPVFIGIARDITERKQADAALRRSEERFRSIFEHAVAGMNTMDSQGRLVQVNDAFCRFLGYSGDELQGVAIEDLTHPEDRAETCEALRDAAAGLRQVFNGEKRYLHKDGSTVWGHISRAWVFDDEGRQTYSIGLVQDITERKRASEELDYLTHHDPLTLLPNRRLLNDRMVHALARAKRSGNQLALLHLDLDRFKVINDSLGLECGDQVLREMGSRLNSMIRTADTVARLGGDEFVVLLEEDCDVQKAAIVAQKILAEIAAPLSAGGQTLVLTASLGISFYPSDGGTLEELLKSAEKAMYRAKEEGRNTYRFYTAGMNARSRELLLLEGGLRQALDQDEFIVYYQPQFDLLSGALVGSEALLRWQHPQLGMISPLDFIPMAEETGLIVAIGNWVLKSACLQNQLWQERAGRPLQVAVNMSARQFRHADLLQDVVAALQESGLSPDLLELEITESILMADVEQAIEVMRQLTVQGIHFAIDDFGTGYSSLNYLRRFPISNLKIDRSFVQDVTTDPNAAAIAQSIVMLAHNLNLQVVAEGVETAEQADFLRSVGCNLVQGFFFGRPASAVEFERLYFK
- a CDS encoding outer membrane lipoprotein-sorting protein; this translates as MPSSCSTSLSFFVAAILLTGIPCTAQSVQALELRELIRHVEQQYHGSSSHARTEMRVRTEHWQRSLEMEAWSLERDRFLVRILAPPKERGVATLKVDKEVWNYLPRVDRVIKVPPSMMGGAWMGSHITNDDLVKASHVDEDYTFTLLKESPEHYLIECLPKVNAAVVWGKIVYEILKPLLVPGTVTYYDEGMIPVREILFADVRTTGGRTLPMRMTVRPLDKPGEETVLQYQEINFDVPLTASFFSLRTLKER
- a CDS encoding ABC transporter permease; the protein is MLWRLALRNIWRNKRRTALTVSAMVVSSSLLILSLGIFSGMLSDMLASATEQYYGHLVVSVTGYQDDRDFFDNFSPDPALLERIASTSGVRGISPRLRAFGLVSHGQRSDPAEILGVEPASERQVTRLQEKIVAGSYLPDDPEKGALLGRGLAERLGVNPGDELVFVTQAADGSIGNDLFTLRGIFATGDSRHDNGLVLVGLSALQRLTVLPDRVHELAASLEDPMTAGATAAQLNGQLPEGLEATDWGQLLPEMQEAIAASDVSRLIIVTILYFATGLGILNTFFMSVMERTREFGILMALGMRPWRVRAMVLLETLAMGGVSLALGISLGLALSLYMATVGIDLSESITPITYAGGTIAPRLRVVMEPANFIVPSLLLLVVCLLAGFLPANRAAGLDPVAAIRED
- a CDS encoding ABC transporter permease: MEFLRLAWKNLWRNRRRTLITLAAISLSVMLTQASHNLSFGVYAQMIDSGVRAGSGHLTVYRGDYARSRKEELSFDPGTLVEEIAAIDGVARVLPRVYLPALAQSSRESRGVLVTGVDPPAETGINPFLKKIVAGEMIGSSDGRDALLGSRLLKELKISVGSKFVVTLQGPDGDLLSELLRVRGSVETGIKDLDGSLVMVGRQRAAAMAGIPGRVHELAVILQGRAEEERVRPLLEALLPPGGEVRVLSWEEAMPNLANAIKLDYASQRVIFIIIMLIVTIGVVNTLLMSVMERIREFGVILALGATPGRLRRMVLAEALVLGLVAMTLGTLLGAALTWYLVEYGIDLRSLISESLEFGGVVFDPVMRAAWDLTYMVRIALYVLALSLLASLYPARKAARIAPAEAMRHV